One Amycolatopsis thermophila DNA segment encodes these proteins:
- the eboE gene encoding metabolite traffic protein EboE produces MTLLSYCTNVHPAEDLHGVLGQLDDYALPVRERLGADRLGLGLWLAGDVAAALAADPAERKRLRAELDARGLEVVTLNAFPYGGFHDPVVKQKVYRPRWTDRARAQYTLNCAAVLAGLLPDDAEFGSISTLPLGWREPWTPEDDAAASRLLDEVTAGLRSGERSIRLAVEPEPGCILDTVHDAVGWLAGRADPEYVGLCLDTCHLAVSFADPAGAVASITAAGLDVVKVQMSAALHVPDPRDPAAREALAAFDEPRYLHQTRELAGDGVRAADDLGEAFADLPGEGPWRVHFHVPLHATPAAPLSSTTDVLARALAALPPKPAHLEVETYTWTVLPPAQRQDLIGGIAAELEFAAGLVAQR; encoded by the coding sequence GTGACGCTCCTGTCCTACTGCACCAACGTCCACCCGGCCGAGGACCTCCACGGGGTCCTCGGCCAGCTCGACGACTACGCCCTGCCGGTGCGGGAACGGCTCGGCGCGGACCGGCTCGGGCTCGGGCTGTGGCTGGCCGGCGACGTGGCGGCCGCACTGGCCGCGGACCCGGCGGAGCGCAAGCGGCTGCGGGCCGAGCTGGACGCGCGCGGACTGGAGGTGGTGACGCTCAACGCGTTCCCCTACGGCGGCTTCCACGATCCGGTGGTCAAGCAGAAGGTCTACCGTCCACGGTGGACGGACCGCGCGCGGGCGCAGTACACGCTGAACTGCGCGGCCGTGCTGGCCGGGCTGCTGCCCGACGACGCGGAGTTCGGCAGCATCTCGACCCTGCCGCTGGGCTGGCGCGAGCCGTGGACGCCGGAGGACGACGCGGCGGCGTCGCGGCTGCTCGACGAGGTGACCGCCGGGCTCCGGTCCGGCGAGCGGAGCATCCGGCTCGCCGTCGAACCGGAGCCGGGCTGCATCCTGGACACCGTGCACGACGCCGTCGGATGGCTCGCCGGGCGGGCCGACCCCGAGTACGTCGGGCTGTGCCTGGACACCTGCCACCTCGCGGTGTCCTTCGCCGACCCGGCCGGGGCGGTCGCCTCGATCACCGCGGCCGGGCTGGACGTGGTCAAGGTCCAGATGTCGGCGGCCCTGCACGTCCCGGACCCGCGGGACCCGGCGGCCCGGGAGGCATTGGCCGCGTTCGACGAGCCCCGGTACCTGCACCAGACCCGCGAGCTGGCCGGTGACGGTGTGCGGGCGGCCGACGACCTGGGCGAGGCGTTCGCGGACCTGCCGGGGGAGGGGCCGTGGCGCGTGCACTTCCACGTGCCGCTGCACGCCACCCCGGCCGCCCCGCTGTCGTCGACCACCGATGTGCTCGCGCGGGCCCTCGCCGCGCTGCCACCGAAGCCGGCGCACCTGGAAGTGGAAACCTACACCTGGACGGTGCTGCCGCCGGCACAGCGGCAGGACCTCATCGGCGGTATCGCGGCGGAACTGGAGTTCGCCGCGGGATTGGTGGCCCAGCGATGA
- a CDS encoding TatD family hydrolase, whose translation MRLFDPHIHMTSRTTDDYEAMYAVGVRALVEPAFWLGQPRTGVSSFTDYFDGLIGWERFRAAQFGIRHHCTIALNPKEANDPRCAGVLDVLPRYLAKDGVVAVGEVGYDSMTPAEDDAFARQLELAKEHDLPVLVHTPHRDKLEGTKRTLAVVAESGLAPERVVVDHLNEVTVGLVKESGAWMGFSIYPDTKMDERRMVAILREYGTERMLVNSAADWGRSDPLKVHKTGLAMLDGGFTSSDVDTVLWANPVAFYGQSGRLVLDELPGFGAAPETFAGNSVLRGGRDEGAA comes from the coding sequence ATGCGCCTGTTCGATCCGCACATCCACATGACCTCGCGCACCACCGACGACTACGAGGCCATGTACGCCGTCGGCGTGCGGGCACTGGTCGAGCCCGCGTTCTGGCTCGGCCAGCCGCGCACCGGCGTGTCGTCGTTCACCGACTACTTCGACGGCCTGATCGGCTGGGAACGGTTCCGCGCCGCCCAGTTCGGCATCCGCCACCACTGCACCATCGCGCTCAACCCGAAGGAGGCCAACGACCCGCGCTGCGCCGGGGTGCTGGACGTGCTGCCGCGTTACCTCGCCAAGGACGGGGTGGTCGCGGTCGGCGAGGTCGGCTACGACTCGATGACCCCGGCCGAGGACGACGCCTTCGCCCGCCAGCTGGAGCTGGCGAAGGAGCACGACCTGCCGGTGCTCGTGCACACCCCGCACCGCGACAAGCTCGAGGGCACCAAGCGCACGCTGGCGGTGGTGGCCGAGTCCGGTCTCGCGCCGGAGCGGGTCGTGGTCGACCACCTCAACGAGGTCACCGTCGGCCTGGTGAAGGAGTCCGGTGCCTGGATGGGCTTTTCCATCTACCCGGACACCAAGATGGACGAGCGCCGCATGGTCGCGATCCTGCGCGAGTACGGCACGGAGCGGATGCTGGTCAACTCCGCCGCCGACTGGGGCCGCTCGGACCCGCTGAAGGTGCACAAGACCGGGCTGGCCATGCTCGACGGCGGGTTCACCTCCTCCGACGTGGACACCGTGCTGTGGGCCAACCCGGTCGCGTTCTACGGGCAGAGCGGGCGGCTGGTGCTCGACGAGCTGCCCGGGTTCGGCGCCGCCCCGGAGACCTTCGCGGGCAACTCCGTGCTGCGCGGCGGGCGGGACGAGGGGGCCGCGTGA